From a single Candidatus Bathyarchaeia archaeon genomic region:
- a CDS encoding type II toxin-antitoxin system RelE/ParE family toxin → MVEIKAIVYTQKFERDVRKTRDNLVKDRLRKQIEKIAENPESGKPLRYGLKGEWTARIPPYRLIYAVQGDRLILLRFGHRKEVYD, encoded by the coding sequence ATGGTAGAAATCAAGGCAATAGTCTACACACAAAAGTTCGAACGGGACGTAAGGAAGACTCGAGACAATTTAGTGAAGGACAGGCTCCGGAAGCAGATAGAGAAGATTGCGGAAAACCCAGAATCCGGGAAACCACTTCGGTACGGTCTGAAGGGAGAGTGGACTGCCCGAATCCCACCTTACAGGTTGATTTACGCGGTCCAAGGAGACAGGCTCATCTTACTCCGCTTCGGGCACAGGAAGGAAGTGTATGACTAG